TTAATGAATCAATTCAACTCAACTACAGTTggtctttatttacttattgacaaatatttttaccTAAAAGCAAAAggtaataattaattaattatgaaaTCCCACCAAGAATCAGATTTGGCtaacttttaatattaaaaaccaGTCACAAGTAAGTCAGTAAATGAACcaagagataataaaaattatattgttgTAATGTCTTTAAAAGAGTCCTTTTAGAAATACTTATGGATGAATGGTATGATAGATATGCTTCAGAGTACTCTGGAAATGGATGAGTTTATAGACAAAACAAGACCCTGAGAGTTGATCATTGGTGAATCTGGGTGATGGGTGCACTGAAGTTCATTACAGAATTCTTTGTACGTTTTTATATCTGAAATGttctagaagggaaaaaaagtttatgAAGAAGCAGCAATCAAGGCaattaacaaaaaacaattatattCCCTTAAGAATACcttatactatataataataataacagcaacaatcaTACAActatttttgtagaaaaaaagttgtggaaaaataaatgaggccaaattaaaaagaaaaacaaacgcTGTACGTGTATAGGCCAAACCAAAAAACCTCACCGATGAACCAGGGTGGCAATCAAAGTAATAATCAGATTATCTGGGATGTTTCAATAGGAAGCGATCCAAACATTTACAATTTCCCTTTGAACCTCTAGAGGGCTTCTTGCTCTGGATCCCTGCTGTGGCAGGTACCCACCAGCCAAGTAGCTCTGCTAATGTTTCCACCTGTGTCTGAAGGACACATGTGTGGGTTTTCTCTGGGTGTACATCTGTTGCAGGGTATATATATCAAGTAATGTGAGCATGCTTCTGTGTGTACACATCCCTGTGTGTGCAAGAGTGTGTTTGTATACACGGgtggtttttctctttgtggttGGTTGTGGTTGCATATTGcaaagaggggtgtgtgtgtgtgtgtgtgtgtgtgtgtgtgtgtgttggagctGGTATACTTCTCTGCATAAGTGAGTGTGTACATGAATGGGtatctgtgtgtacatgtgccaAGATGTACATGTCTGTTTTGTTGACTATGCCTAATCTGTGTGAAAGGGTTTGGATCAATCGGCCTCTGTGTGTTAGAGTGTGTTAgagtatgtacatgtgtgtatatatgagcAGTTTTTtgcttgtctatttttttctctatgcaaATATTTCTGTGGATATTTAAGGGGGATTCTGTCTGTGTGTACATgcctgtgtgtgtttatatgtgtgtatgcatgtgggAGGGTTCAAGTGCATGTGAGTATGGTGGCATATGTAAATGACTTTGAATGTTAACATGTGTAACAGTGTTTGTATGTGATGATATAGGAATGCCACTGTATACATGCCTGTGTCACAAAAGTTTGAGTGTGTGAGAGGATTTGAACAATGTGTGAATGGGTTTGCATATGTGTATCTATCTGTCGGGATTTGAGTGttcatctctgtgtgtgtgtgtgtgtgtgtgtgtgtgtgtgttaggggagttataattgtgggtttatgggccattgcacatgtgtgtgtgtgtgtgggtgtgtgtgtatcgGTGTATATGAGCAATTCTCAGCCCTCTCATACCTAACACTCTCTTGTATGTAACACGTATTTTGTAACACCCCTTTACTATATGGACATGAAGTTCTTAGATAATATAGTCTCTGCacatataatttcaaaagaaaatccataTAGTATTTTATGCAATATGCATATTGTATTAACTAATACAATAAGTAAAAGGGAagtaatttataagaaaataatttgtatttcaatATGTAAATGTTTGGGCATGGCACTCCCCAGGAAATTCAATAAGGTAGTTAGAGGCTTGTAACGTCTTGTGAGTAAACATGGGTTTGGGAGGGGAAAACTCAAGAGGCTGCCCCATGCCCAAAGTGCAGGAAAATGACAGGCAAAGGCCTAGGGGTGAGATTTTCTGAAATAGTGAACAACTCAAAGAAAGTGCTCCCCAAAACAAAGTGCAGTCACCTCTGGATTTACTTGACAGCTATATTCCTGGAGAATTTAGGGTATATTAAATTAGGGggattttgtatttatatgtgaaatacagTTAGATTCAAGGTTCAGCTCATTACAAGTATAAAGTCTAGGGGATTCAGGATGTATGCTGGCTGTGTGTGACTGCCCCATAGATCACTGGATGGCCAGCATCCTTGTCTGGACCCCTAAATGTTGGAAGGACATCCTACACGTCAGCATTGTGGCCACCAAAAATGCTCTTACAAATTTCCAAAATGTCCCCTAGGGGGAGTAATGCCTTTGTTGAAGACGGAGCACTGGTGTTTAGACAGGGGTATTCAGTGCCTGTGGGAAGGAGGCAGCATACAGATGTACTGTGTGCGAGTATGGGAGGGGCAAGGTCCGTATGTGTAAGCTGGTTGCTGTCCGTAGGTCTCCATAGCAGTAGGCTATGTGTCCGTGTGAGCGTGTGTGTAGGTGTCTGCGTAACTTTCTGAGGGTGTCTGGGCACGAGCAGGTGCgaatgtgtttgtgtgcatgccCTGTTTTTAGCCCAGGATGGGTCCAGGCTGTGGCTGCCAGTCTGCTCAGAAGAAACCTCTCCTCACCTGTAGAATCGCCCCAGCTTTCTAGGCAACactagagttttgtttgtttgctgctattgttttgtgttgtttcattttagcgtttgtttttgttttcactgagaCTCTGGACTACAAAGTATCCACCTTCTCGATCTTagtgtgtttctctgtgtctccctctctctatctccatctttgtttctgcttctatctctgtctctgcctctgtctcaacccctgtctctatgtctctatattgttctctctctttcctggcatctctctcttatctctctctctttctctctctctttctccctccctctttccctatctccttttgtctctctcatttttctttctctccctccttctcactctctctttcattctctattttcctgcctctttttctcttccttttctgtctcttgtactgtctctgtttctgtgtgtgtctttgtgtcttttttctcactcttcttcccctttctgtctctatttctatctcttcctctttgtGTGTAAGGCTCGCTcccctttctctatttctccccttctccctcatatgtctctgtccctctctcacacacacaaacctctctcctctgtcactttctgtgtgtctctcttctaCATTCaatctctttctgtctttaatgCTTTCCCCCGGCTTCCCCTCAAAGctaaggagtgtgtgtgtgtgtgtgtgtgtgtgtgtgtgtgtgtgtgtgtgtttgtgcacattTACACACACTCAGTTGTCAGCTAGTCCACAGTTTTGTGGGAGCTATCAGGCCTTGAGGGGCTGAGAGGGGGTCCACCAAATCCATTTCTCCCAAGCCCCTTCCCTGGCACCTTCTCATGGCCTATTGGCACCATGTCTGAGACTTTGGGGTGTAATCAAAAAAGCTTGGCCTAAGGTGGCTGTGGCAAGCCAGGTTGGAGCGAGCTGGGAAACAGTACAGAGGGGTGACTTTTTTCCCGGGAGGGGAGTGTAGAGAGGCTCCATTCAGCCCCGTAGCCCCCAACCTCCAGCCCATCCCAGCCCCAACAGTAGTTCTGAGCTTCCTCAGCTTCTTCCCAGGTTGCCTTGCTACCTTCCCTCTGGCACCTACCATATTACCTTATAacactccctctccccctgcccccagctcgcACACACCAGGAGTCCCCCtgttcccccctgccccccacccccgcgcaaGCTTTGCCCATGCCCTCCCACCCCTGTATTGGCCAAGCTGCTCTTTCAGCTTATCCTACCTGGGTGCCTTCAGGCAGCTGTCCTTGAGCCACCAGCCCATTTAGTCCCTCAGCCAATTAACTGATTTGAAAGCCTTTAACTGAGGGTCTACCATGTGCTATGTACTGCTCTTCTGGAGAAGAGCATGTGAATCTCTAATCCCTGCCCTTGTGGAGCTTTTCTTCTAACAGGGAGAGGTGGATAATAAACTGAATTTTGAAAGTTAAGTTATATAGTGCGCTAGAAGAGAtaaattctagaaagaaaaataaagcagggcaaGGGGCATGGAGTGCTATCATTTCTCACCTGAATTACTGCAGGAGCCTCCTGTGTACTCTCTCCAGTTCCACCTTTGCCCCACATGGTGTGTGCTCCTCCCAGCAGCACGGGGGATGCTGTGCAATCCTGAGTCATCACATCTTGCTTCTGTTCCCATGGCTCCCATATCACTCAAAGTCAAGGTCCTCACGATGGCCTACGTGATCTGGCCTCACCACTTTTCTGACTTCACCTCCTACTACTTTCTGATCGCTCACTCTGTTCCAAGCACAGTGGCCTCCTTACTCTTCCCCAAATATACCACATGTaatcccacctcagggcctttgcactggctgttccctctgcctggacttCTCTTCCATCCAATACCCACATGGCTCACTCTCTTGCCTCTTTTAAGTCTTTGCTTAGATGACACCTCCGTGAAGCCTTTGCTCtccattccatccaaaagcatacctcccccacccctagcACTTCCTATCCCCTTTAcctcctttacttttcttttaaggaaCTTACCATCATCTGACCTACTATACTTCActtatgtatcttctttattaTCTAGAATATCAGCTTCATAAGGGCAGGGATGCTTGTCCATCTGACTCACAGCTGTACTCCCAGTGCCTGTCATacaatagatgctcaataaatcgTTTTTCAATGAATGAAAGCACACAAGCATACCCACATCTTTAGATTCACAATACTCCCCAcctgacttaaaataaaaacctaagtcCTTGTCATGGCCCACAGCCCTATATAATCCAGCCCCAAACACCTCAGACACCTCTGTGATCTCACTTTCTACCACTGTCTCCCTTGCCTGCCCTGTTCCAACCACACTGGTCTTCCCACTCTTCCTCGATCATGATAACCACATTCCTGatcatgaatatatattaaaaaaagccTATTTAATGAGTGGCTACCAACATCCACAAAAAGTCATGAAATAGAGTAGAACTAATGGGGTATGTGACACATAGGATCAGTACCGTTTTCTGAAACTTTTGGTTCAGctctgtgtgcacacgtgtgtgtaccGGGTTGTGATGTAAAATGTATGTCTTACTATGGGTAGAGGTCAAAATAGTTTGAGGAACATAACCTTAGGGCCTTGCAAAGGGGGAGGAGAGCTGCACCAACACCCCCGCCCCACAGAACCACCAATGGAGGAAACAGGTAACCGAGGACAAGCCAGAGAGGTGAAGCACCCCCTGCCCAGCAAGGAGGGGGTAGGAGCAGCAGTGGGCCAGGGGCAGGACCTGACACCAGCCAGGGAGTAAGTGTGGGGGCCATGTAGACCCACTAACACTgccctttctgtttcttcctcaccTCTCCTTTCCACCTGTTTCtcactgtctctttttcttgtgtttctctctctctctctctctctctctctctctctctctctctcctctctccatttctatctctatctctcctttccctctttccctgtctctctggttctgtttcttcttatGTCTTCTCACTCTCACCCTCCCATTGCTGTCTCAATTtgtatctatttatgtctttgtcaccattttctctttgttctatcctttcttgctctgtctctgtgcctctgtgtttttctgtctctctcccgccctcatctctctatctctgtctgtctgtctcttccccattATCCCTATTTGCAGGTGCAGCCCAGCAGGACAACTGATGGAGTCCCCCAGGGCCCATCGAATACTGGACTGGCTGATCCTGTAAGGCTGGGagcagcccctgccccctcaGTATGGCCAACGCTACTGGAGAACCCCAAGAGGTGAGCGGCGCACTATCCCCGCCATCAGCATCAGCTTATGTGAAGCTGGTGCTGTTGGGACTGATCATGTGTGTAAGCCTGGCGGGCAATGCCATCTTGTCCCTGCTGGTGCTCAAGGAGCGTGCCCTGCACAAGGCTCCTTATTACTTTCTGCTGGACCTGTGCCTGGCCGACGGCATACGCTCTGCCGTCTGCTTCCCCTTTGTGCTGGCTTCTGTGCGCCACGGCTCCTCATGGACCTTCAGTGCTCTCAGCTGCAAGATTGTGGCCTTTATGGCTGTGCTCTTTTGCTTCCATGCGGCCTTCATGCTGTTCTGCATCAGCGTCACCCGCTACATGGCCATCGCCCACCACCGCTTCTACGCCAAGCGCATGACACTCTGGACATGCGCAGCTGTCATCTGCATGGCCTGGACCCTGTCTGTGGCCATGGCCTTCCCACCTGTCTTTGATGTGGGCACCTACAAGTTTATCCGTGAGGAGGACCAGTGCATCTTTGAGCATCGCTACTTCAAGGCCAATGACACGCTGGGCTTCATGCTTATGTTGGCTGTGCTCATGGCAGCCACACATGCTGTCTATGGCAAGCTGCTCCTCTTCGAGTATCGTCACCGCAAGATGAAGCCAGTGCAGATGGTGCCAGCCATTAGCCAGAACTGGACATTCCATGGTCCTGGGGCCACCGGCCAGGCTGCTGCCAACTGGATCGCTGGGTTTGGCCGTGGGCCCATGCCACCAACCCTGCTGGGTATCAGGCAGAATGGGCACGCAGCCAGCCGGCGGCTGCTGGGCATGGACGAGGTCAAGGGTGAAAAGCAGCTGGGCCGTATGTTCTACGCGATCACACTGCTCTTCTTGCTCCTCTGGTCACCCTACATTGTGGCCTGCTACTGGCGAGTGTTTGTGAAAGCCTGTGCCGTGCCCCACCGTTACCTGGCCACCGCTGTTTGGATGAGCTTCGCCCAGGCTGCCGTCAACCCGATCGTCTGCTTCTTGCTCAACAAGGACCTCAAGAAGTGCCTGAGGACTCACGCCCCCTGCTGGAGCACAGGAGGTGCCCCGGCTCCCAGAGAACCCTACTGTGTCATGTGAAGCAGGCCgggaggcagacaggcagggaggTCATGGCTACCTTGCTGGGGCAAACAATAAGGGAAGGGTGGGCCCCCTACAGGAGCCTTTCTTtctgagctccagccccagcccctggaacCACCCAGAATCTAGGCACCTTTGCCAACACCTCCCCAGGGTTGGAGACCGGGGTGGGGGACTGGGAAAGAGGTGTTTCTAGTTCTGTGGGGCCTGTCTCTGCCACCTCATTCTCCACTTCTACAATCTctgtcatttcctctttctttctctctctctctctcctctctcttttcctctctctctcagaagtgacaattcagaaaaagaaagtaagactgaaaatgcagatttttctACTAACAGCTGAGGAGATAGGCTTTCTTGCTTTAATGTCTCTCCTTCTGACATTGTCCAGAAGGGGGAAATTTGTCCTGTAAAATAGACTTCCAGAGCTCTTATTGCCCCCTCTGCTCCCATGCACCCTCTCCTTCCAAGTCCTTTAGCAAGACCTGGATTTTAGGGAGAAATTCATCTGCTGACAACAGGGATCAAAGGGGGTGCTGGGTCCCCAGGGAGCGGGAATGTTTAATTGCCACGTTGTGTgcaattgttgttttaagctaacCCTGGTCCCAAGCCTggtttcctctcccttcccaccatgTCCAGACCTCCTGAGTGTTTCTTGAGCATCTGTTCAAGaagccaggaggggagggagaaggacccTTGGAATGGGCTCAGGCTAGGTGAAGAATGGGATGTGAGCTGCACGCCTCAAGTTGAAGAGACCTGAGCTTGGCTGCATTCTTTCGAGCTGCCTCCTGGATCCCCAGCCCCCAACTCTTCTTCCTGAGGATGGAAATCCACTCCAGCTCCACTAGGGCTGATGTGGGTGCCATACAGGCAGGAGCATTCCCCCAGGGAAGTGTAGGGAGAAAGCCAAACTCCCCAGAGTAACTGGAAACCAGCACCTGGGGTCAGAGCCGAACTCAACCCCAGATTTGTCTCCTTGGTTCATACTATTATCCTGAAGATGAAAAGTTGGGGGGTGGCCTTGGTATAATGCATAATGGTATAAGCTCCAAGGCATTGTGGACTTGAGTCCATTCCTATCTGACCTCTTTTTGTCCCCTTGAAGCCTCAGGGGCCTTGCCCCTCTTGGTAGCCCTTGGCCTTCTGGGCCCTCAGCCCCCAGATTCCTTCCCCTGAACAGCCCTTCTCCCCTTTTTACCCTCCAACCAAAGTGGAGCAGACTACAGCCAGATTCTTCAGGTGGGAGAGCCCAAGCCTCCCTCCCAGGGCCGAGTCCACCCTGGACTCACATCATGGCCAGTTCTTATGGAACTGGTGAGCCAAGCTGGCATTCCTTTGCCTGGTCTTGCCCAgattctttgtccccctctcatttcctgggggaggg
The window above is part of the Panthera tigris isolate Pti1 chromosome X, P.tigris_Pti1_mat1.1, whole genome shotgun sequence genome. Proteins encoded here:
- the GPR173 gene encoding probable G-protein coupled receptor 173 translates to MANATGEPQEVSGALSPPSASAYVKLVLLGLIMCVSLAGNAILSLLVLKERALHKAPYYFLLDLCLADGIRSAVCFPFVLASVRHGSSWTFSALSCKIVAFMAVLFCFHAAFMLFCISVTRYMAIAHHRFYAKRMTLWTCAAVICMAWTLSVAMAFPPVFDVGTYKFIREEDQCIFEHRYFKANDTLGFMLMLAVLMAATHAVYGKLLLFEYRHRKMKPVQMVPAISQNWTFHGPGATGQAAANWIAGFGRGPMPPTLLGIRQNGHAASRRLLGMDEVKGEKQLGRMFYAITLLFLLLWSPYIVACYWRVFVKACAVPHRYLATAVWMSFAQAAVNPIVCFLLNKDLKKCLRTHAPCWSTGGAPAPREPYCVM